One genomic window of Paenisporosarcina antarctica includes the following:
- the groL gene encoding chaperonin GroEL (60 kDa chaperone family; promotes refolding of misfolded polypeptides especially under stressful conditions; forms two stacked rings of heptamers to form a barrel-shaped 14mer; ends can be capped by GroES; misfolded proteins enter the barrel where they are refolded when GroES binds): MPKLYKLNEEARISLEKGIEKLATIVKSTLGPKGRNVIIDRPFNTPMVSNDGVFIAQEIELDDPFENMGAMLVKEVAKNTNEIAGDGTTTAIVLAQSMVRQGNRFVREGANPIILKIGIEKAVRLVVDALKESALPLTDHKSIAQVASISSKDKEIGEMIADAMDRVGTDGIIHVEESNLPSTILEVVKGMRFDRGYISHNMVTNFEKMETLLEDPYILITDQKINSIHKILPLMEQLIETGKPLFIIAEDVGPEVLGTLMVNQHKGNLQTVAVRAPEFGYNRNLMLEDIAVMTGGQVISESMGRSIENTTIEDLGRARQVVVNKDQTAIIEGFGKTNEIQGRKDQIRQHIEDTAQEWEKEKLQERLSRLSGGVAVILAGGITSVERREKLLRIEDALNATLAAVEEGIVVGGGTALLKVLTQVEEKVANLDGDTYLGTQIVLNSLSSPLLTIANNCGVDGQEVVEKVISQPNGYGFNALSGEYVDLISAGIIDPVKVTCSALQNAASIAALIITTDSLITEKAELALDPTEGPSEGAGAELLV; encoded by the coding sequence ATGCCAAAATTATATAAATTAAATGAAGAAGCTCGCATTTCACTAGAAAAAGGCATTGAAAAACTCGCTACTATTGTAAAATCGACGCTTGGACCTAAAGGCAGAAATGTTATCATTGATCGACCATTTAATACCCCAATGGTCTCAAATGATGGCGTTTTTATAGCGCAAGAAATTGAGCTTGATGACCCATTTGAAAATATGGGGGCCATGCTAGTTAAAGAAGTGGCGAAAAACACTAATGAGATCGCAGGAGATGGGACAACGACCGCAATTGTGCTAGCACAAAGCATGGTTAGACAAGGAAACCGTTTCGTTAGAGAAGGCGCAAATCCAATTATCCTGAAAATAGGAATTGAAAAGGCTGTGAGACTAGTTGTAGATGCTCTGAAGGAATCGGCACTTCCTTTAACAGATCATAAATCGATTGCTCAGGTTGCTTCCATTTCCTCTAAGGATAAAGAAATTGGCGAGATGATTGCAGATGCCATGGATAGAGTTGGAACAGATGGTATTATTCATGTGGAGGAATCCAATCTTCCGAGCACTATCTTAGAGGTTGTGAAAGGGATGCGATTCGATCGAGGATATATTTCACACAATATGGTTACCAATTTCGAAAAAATGGAAACTCTCCTCGAAGATCCGTACATTTTAATAACAGATCAAAAAATTAATTCCATCCATAAAATCTTACCATTAATGGAACAGTTAATTGAAACCGGAAAACCACTGTTTATTATTGCAGAAGATGTAGGGCCAGAAGTGTTAGGTACGCTAATGGTTAACCAACATAAAGGGAATTTACAGACAGTCGCAGTGAGAGCTCCTGAGTTCGGTTATAATCGAAATCTTATGCTAGAGGATATTGCAGTTATGACAGGTGGTCAGGTAATTTCAGAATCCATGGGTCGATCTATTGAGAATACAACAATAGAGGATCTCGGGAGAGCAAGACAAGTGGTTGTTAATAAGGATCAAACAGCTATTATCGAAGGATTTGGTAAAACGAATGAAATTCAAGGAAGGAAAGATCAGATTCGTCAGCATATAGAAGACACTGCTCAAGAATGGGAGAAAGAAAAACTTCAAGAAAGACTATCTAGACTTTCAGGAGGCGTAGCTGTTATTTTAGCAGGTGGGATAACATCTGTTGAACGTAGGGAAAAACTGTTGCGTATAGAAGATGCCTTAAATGCCACACTTGCTGCAGTTGAAGAAGGTATTGTTGTAGGGGGCGGGACCGCTTTACTTAAAGTGTTGACCCAAGTCGAGGAAAAGGTTGCGAATCTAGATGGAGACACATACCTTGGGACTCAAATTGTATTGAATTCTTTATCATCCCCACTTTTGACTATTGCGAATAACTGTGGTGTAGATGGTCAGGAAGTGGTAGAAAAAGTTATATCACAGCCCAATGGTTACGGGTTCAATGCTTTGAGCGGAGAATACGTTGATTTAATTAGCGCTGGTATTATTGATCCTGTTAAAGTAACATGTTCTGCTCTTCAAAATGCAGCTTCTATTGCAGCGCTCATTATCACCACAGATTCATTGATTACGGAAAAAGCAGAACTAGCACTTGATCCTACAGAAGGTCCATCCGAGGGTGCAGGAGCAGAGTTATTAGTATAG
- a CDS encoding ferritin family protein, whose translation MSKISDKTAEAGSKKFAGSTSRKYNYYDPKGRKGTLYEDVTVDVQPDPKRYLSQGWIVSFPDGTPAYSDKWTKIKSSDWHKYRDPNGEWERNHYIRQSSIEKQVSLTIKSAKDENQFIKLDKTWSKILQDHLGASKHPEYGIGMIFQSAQRDGMSQMINNSLLINAADKLRYAQDLSIYIGEVASMIELDEASGKENWMSNPMWQGVREVVETFSATTDWAEQTFAINLVYEPLVGELFRSGFLMQYASSHGDYVTPTVVSTAEADYERNLDYSTEMFGVFFTDPEVGEENIQVAQEWLEKYVPLCVKAANLLQPIWSQPRVKVTTYAEAYQRANERFNSILKHLNISLPKGVNL comes from the coding sequence ATGAGTAAAATTTCAGATAAAACCGCCGAGGCCGGTTCGAAAAAGTTTGCTGGAAGTACTAGTCGTAAATACAATTATTATGATCCAAAAGGAAGAAAAGGTACGTTATATGAGGATGTAACAGTTGATGTTCAACCCGATCCCAAACGTTATTTATCTCAAGGTTGGATCGTTTCTTTCCCTGATGGAACACCAGCCTATTCTGATAAATGGACAAAAATTAAAAGCTCAGATTGGCATAAGTACCGGGATCCAAACGGAGAGTGGGAACGTAATCACTATATTCGTCAATCCTCCATTGAAAAGCAAGTATCCTTAACTATTAAAAGTGCTAAAGATGAAAATCAGTTTATTAAGCTTGATAAAACGTGGTCTAAAATTCTGCAAGACCACTTAGGGGCATCCAAACATCCAGAGTATGGTATCGGCATGATCTTTCAGTCTGCTCAACGTGATGGTATGAGTCAAATGATTAACAATTCATTACTGATAAATGCAGCAGATAAATTACGATATGCCCAAGATCTTTCGATATATATTGGTGAAGTAGCGAGTATGATTGAACTTGACGAAGCATCAGGTAAAGAAAATTGGATGAGCAATCCTATGTGGCAAGGTGTCCGTGAAGTAGTAGAAACGTTTAGTGCGACTACAGACTGGGCTGAACAAACATTCGCCATAAACCTAGTCTATGAGCCTCTAGTTGGGGAATTATTTAGAAGTGGCTTCTTAATGCAATATGCATCATCCCATGGAGATTATGTAACTCCTACCGTAGTTTCTACTGCTGAAGCTGATTACGAACGGAACTTAGATTATTCTACTGAAATGTTTGGGGTTTTCTTCACTGATCCCGAGGTTGGTGAGGAGAATATACAAGTGGCTCAAGAGTGGCTTGAAAAGTATGTTCCATTGTGTGTTAAAGCTGCAAATCTTCTTCAGCCCATTTGGTCTCAACCACGAGTAAAAGTAACAACTTATGCGGAGGCATATCAAAGAGCTAATGAACGTTTCAACTCAATTTTAAAGCACCTTAACATAAGCTTACCGAAAGGGGTTAACCTATGA
- a CDS encoding MmoB/DmpM family protein: MSNNVELEKGFNNKCGVTLSDSVEGRVIADIMREKPDVVVTLFPALIRIDGVGKLEFLMEEISEELGRDFDPYSFQVEMSTHYGRMIMLDDKILLFADPEEAMQYIL, from the coding sequence ATGAGTAACAATGTAGAATTAGAAAAAGGTTTTAATAATAAGTGTGGTGTAACTCTGAGTGATAGTGTAGAAGGTCGAGTAATTGCCGATATTATGCGAGAAAAACCAGACGTCGTGGTAACATTATTTCCTGCTTTAATTCGTATTGATGGTGTAGGGAAACTTGAATTCCTAATGGAAGAAATTAGTGAGGAATTAGGTAGAGATTTTGATCCCTACTCATTTCAGGTAGAAATGTCTACTCACTATGGTCGAATGATCATGTTAGATGACAAAATACTATTATTTGCAGACCCAGAGGAAGCCATGCAGTATATTTTATAA
- a CDS encoding aromatic/alkene/methane monooxygenase hydroxylase/oxygenase subunit alpha — protein MVKLSKINSQPNMSNTEAHKRVKDLAWLPSYAKESLKYPTDYKFSKAPKDTMKQVLRSYFAMEEEKDNRVYGAMDAALRGNMFRDAEPRWVEWMKLFLAIIPFPEISAARSMALLSNVVPNDELKNGYTMQMIDEFRHSTIQMNLKKWYMENYIDPSGFDISQKAFGKCYATTIGRQFGEGFITGDAITAANIYLQIIAETAFTNTLFVAMPSEAAANGDYVLPSVFLSVQSDESRHINNGYGTLMMVLGDPDNHELLERDIRYAFWQNHAIVDAAIGTIIEYGTKDRDKAKESYAELWRKWVYEDYYRSYLVPLEKYGIKIHHDDVEAAWDRITKSNYVHKVAQFFSAGWPVNFWRIDAMDERDYEWFEKKYPGWHAEFGAWWDHYRELSKPGSTPIVFADTGYQYPHRCWSCLVPCVIREDICVDHVDGELYTYCSEQCRWTHKVAFADNYNGRPTPAMGRFSGKRQWEELYHGWDLADVVKDLGFVRDDGKTLVAQPHLHFDDSKMWTLDHVKGYEMRSPLIDLRAMNEKDRDKSLADYRAGFTIKPV, from the coding sequence TTGGTAAAACTTTCAAAAATTAATTCGCAGCCCAATATGAGCAATACAGAAGCTCATAAAAGGGTAAAAGATTTGGCTTGGTTACCCAGTTATGCAAAGGAGTCATTAAAGTACCCAACCGATTACAAGTTTTCCAAGGCACCAAAAGACACCATGAAACAAGTTTTACGTTCTTACTTTGCTATGGAAGAAGAAAAGGATAATCGGGTATACGGTGCAATGGATGCTGCACTTCGCGGCAATATGTTCCGTGATGCCGAACCACGATGGGTTGAATGGATGAAACTATTTTTAGCTATCATCCCATTCCCAGAAATCTCTGCTGCCCGTTCTATGGCCTTACTAAGTAATGTTGTTCCGAATGATGAACTAAAAAATGGTTATACGATGCAGATGATTGATGAGTTCCGTCATTCTACTATTCAAATGAATCTTAAGAAATGGTACATGGAAAACTACATTGATCCGTCTGGTTTTGATATTTCTCAAAAGGCCTTTGGGAAATGTTATGCAACGACTATCGGTCGTCAGTTTGGTGAAGGATTTATCACTGGAGATGCAATCACAGCGGCTAATATTTATTTGCAAATTATTGCAGAAACCGCGTTTACAAACACACTTTTCGTAGCTATGCCTTCTGAGGCAGCAGCTAATGGTGACTATGTTCTTCCATCCGTTTTCCTATCTGTACAGTCCGATGAATCCCGTCATATCAACAATGGTTATGGAACACTAATGATGGTATTGGGAGATCCTGACAACCATGAGCTTTTGGAGAGAGATATTCGTTATGCATTCTGGCAAAATCACGCGATTGTTGATGCTGCAATTGGTACTATCATTGAATATGGTACGAAGGATCGAGATAAAGCCAAAGAGTCTTATGCTGAGTTATGGCGCAAGTGGGTCTATGAAGATTACTATCGTAGTTACCTAGTCCCTCTTGAGAAGTATGGAATAAAAATTCATCATGATGATGTAGAAGCTGCTTGGGATCGTATCACGAAAAGTAACTATGTCCATAAAGTTGCTCAGTTTTTCTCGGCAGGTTGGCCTGTTAATTTCTGGCGAATTGATGCAATGGATGAACGTGACTATGAGTGGTTTGAAAAGAAATATCCGGGTTGGCATGCTGAGTTTGGAGCATGGTGGGATCATTATCGTGAATTATCCAAACCAGGAAGTACCCCAATCGTGTTTGCGGATACAGGATATCAATACCCGCATCGTTGTTGGAGTTGCTTAGTACCATGCGTAATTAGAGAAGATATTTGCGTGGATCATGTAGATGGTGAATTATATACTTACTGTTCTGAGCAATGTCGTTGGACGCATAAGGTTGCATTTGCTGACAATTACAATGGTCGCCCGACTCCTGCCATGGGTCGCTTTAGCGGAAAAAGACAGTGGGAGGAACTCTACCACGGATGGGATTTAGCTGATGTTGTTAAAGACTTAGGTTTTGTACGTGATGATGGAAAAACATTAGTTGCTCAACCACACTTACACTTTGATGATAGTAAAATGTGGACTCTGGATCATGTTAAAGGTTATGAAATGCGCAGTCCGCTTATAGACCTTCGAGCTATGAATGAGAAAGACCGCGATAAATCTCTAGCTGATTATCGTGCTGGATTTACTATTAAACCTGTTTAA
- a CDS encoding co-chaperone GroES — protein sequence MNLKPLGNRAIISLIEEDSVSNHQKGIILPDTVKGKLIRGRVLAIGDHEQSVLNVGDVTIFSENTGLPIKVENQHYLIINEQDILAVVDDKFKEE from the coding sequence ATGAACTTAAAGCCATTGGGAAACAGAGCTATTATTAGTTTAATAGAAGAAGACAGTGTGTCTAATCATCAAAAAGGAATTATTTTACCCGATACTGTAAAAGGAAAACTAATCCGTGGAAGAGTATTGGCAATCGGAGATCATGAACAATCCGTGCTAAACGTAGGGGATGTTACAATCTTTTCAGAAAATACAGGTTTGCCTATAAAAGTAGAAAACCAACACTATTTAATTATTAATGAACAAGATATTCTTGCGGTTGTCGACGACAAATTTAAGGAGGAATAA
- a CDS encoding NAD(P)-dependent alcohol dehydrogenase yields MKAAVLHAYNTPLRFEEVPNPVITEPTEVIIKVAGAGVCHTDLHIIEGIWAETLDQKLPYIIGHENAGWVHEIGSAVTNFKVGDPVILHPVSSCGKCLSCRSGEDMHCENMKFSGLTVDGGYAEYLKTSERALIKLPENVDPVDVAPFADAGITAYRAVRKAAPFAKPGTKVVMIGMGGLGHIGVQVMRELGNSDIITVDRDEQRLNSTLELGASHIVKADDQMISQVKKLTDEKGADIIIDFVGSDQTHLDSMKMLRKGGHYFVVGYGGTVNVPSLNIINNEFSIVGSLVGNYNELYELMELYARGKVKLHFTKFPFEQANEVLELLSKGKINGRAILVP; encoded by the coding sequence ATGAAAGCTGCAGTACTACATGCGTACAACACGCCATTGCGTTTTGAAGAGGTTCCAAATCCAGTAATAACAGAACCAACTGAGGTTATTATAAAAGTGGCAGGTGCTGGTGTTTGTCACACTGATTTACACATAATAGAAGGAATATGGGCAGAAACATTAGATCAAAAATTACCCTATATTATTGGACATGAGAATGCCGGTTGGGTTCATGAAATAGGCTCCGCAGTTACCAATTTTAAGGTTGGGGATCCAGTAATTCTTCACCCTGTCTCGAGTTGTGGAAAATGTTTAAGTTGTAGATCTGGGGAAGATATGCATTGCGAAAATATGAAATTTTCAGGACTTACCGTTGATGGTGGATATGCTGAATATTTAAAGACTTCCGAACGTGCACTTATTAAACTACCTGAAAATGTAGATCCGGTAGATGTAGCTCCCTTTGCAGACGCTGGCATTACAGCTTATCGTGCAGTTCGTAAAGCTGCCCCATTCGCCAAGCCAGGTACGAAAGTCGTTATGATTGGAATGGGTGGACTTGGTCATATCGGGGTTCAAGTAATGCGAGAACTTGGAAATTCTGACATTATTACCGTTGACAGAGATGAGCAGCGATTAAATTCGACTCTCGAGCTTGGAGCTTCTCACATCGTTAAAGCGGATGATCAGATGATTTCACAGGTAAAGAAATTAACAGATGAAAAAGGAGCAGATATCATTATCGACTTTGTGGGGTCCGACCAAACCCATTTAGATAGTATGAAGATGCTTCGTAAGGGTGGGCATTATTTTGTGGTTGGATATGGCGGGACTGTAAATGTTCCTTCTTTAAATATAATAAATAATGAATTTAGTATTGTTGGTAGTTTAGTTGGTAACTACAATGAATTGTACGAACTTATGGAACTGTATGCTCGTGGGAAAGTAAAACTTCATTTTACTAAATTCCCTTTTGAACAGGCTAATGAGGTTCTGGAATTACTAAGCAAAGGTAAAATTAATGGCCGAGCTATATTGGTACCATAA
- a CDS encoding metal-sulfur cluster assembly factor: MNNQEAVFEKLNLVYDPELDKSVLEMKFIEEVDIHQDTVTVVMRLPTFWCSPNFAFIMAEDIRNRVMELPWVSKVLLNLKDHCSSEEINKGVSEGKSFEEVFSNLANGDLNEVRKTFQIKSFKSRQEHLLRELINFGVDKELLNLTIKDLNSHLAIRDKTVLLRYLTLRSELGFSNHPNDLAFLKHTGERIDPLKLSEHLLEARRTRLSMDFNANHCLGLLETRYQTQISEEEKENKYESCSTTCVQHAIAF, from the coding sequence ATGAATAATCAAGAGGCTGTCTTTGAAAAACTCAACCTTGTCTATGATCCCGAGTTAGACAAATCTGTATTAGAAATGAAATTTATAGAAGAAGTTGATATACATCAAGATACGGTTACTGTTGTCATGCGCCTTCCCACTTTTTGGTGTTCTCCAAATTTCGCTTTTATTATGGCAGAAGATATTCGGAATCGTGTAATGGAGCTTCCATGGGTCAGCAAGGTTCTTCTCAACCTTAAAGACCATTGTTCCTCAGAAGAGATTAATAAAGGGGTTTCAGAAGGGAAATCATTTGAAGAAGTCTTTTCTAATTTGGCGAATGGTGATCTTAACGAAGTAAGAAAAACCTTTCAAATCAAGTCGTTTAAGTCAAGACAGGAACATTTACTACGTGAACTGATAAATTTTGGAGTGGATAAGGAACTGTTAAACCTTACTATTAAAGATTTAAATTCTCATCTTGCAATAAGAGATAAAACTGTATTGTTGCGCTATTTAACCCTGCGTAGTGAGTTGGGATTTAGTAATCATCCCAATGATTTAGCTTTTTTGAAACATACAGGAGAAAGAATTGATCCACTAAAACTTTCGGAACATTTATTAGAAGCCCGTCGAACTCGTCTGAGCATGGATTTTAACGCCAACCACTGTCTCGGATTACTCGAAACCCGTTATCAAACACAAATTTCTGAAGAAGAAAAGGAGAATAAATATGAAAGCTGCAGTACTACATGCGTACAACACGCCATTGCGTTTTGA
- a CDS encoding amidohydrolase family protein, with the protein MFKTSNGEEIFVIDGHIAMWDGSPENQLNRHGEEFISCFYDYHKNLSPKEYLWDYEKFRKYTPEDLVKDVIVDGYVDMAIFQPVFLTEFYKKPFGDIEVNAQLVKKHPERFISNGSFDPRDGERGLVYLEYLKETHNIQGIKLYTADWRGASKGYKLTDDWSQRYLEKCLELGIKNIHVHKGPTITPLNRDAFDVADIDQAASLNPDLNFIVEHCGLPRLEDFCWIATQEKNVYAGLSVVMPFIHSRPRYFAEIMSELLYWLDEDRIIFGSDYGIWEPKWLIEKFMAFEFPDDIKQETGTDLTLSIKKKILGENIARLYGIDIEKQKSLLWNNKKASIKV; encoded by the coding sequence ATGTTTAAAACATCTAATGGGGAAGAAATTTTTGTTATTGACGGACACATTGCAATGTGGGATGGAAGTCCTGAAAATCAATTAAATCGGCATGGTGAAGAATTTATTAGCTGCTTTTATGACTATCACAAAAACCTCAGTCCAAAAGAGTATTTGTGGGATTATGAAAAATTTAGAAAGTACACGCCAGAGGATTTAGTAAAGGATGTAATTGTAGACGGTTATGTCGATATGGCCATTTTTCAACCGGTTTTTCTTACAGAGTTTTATAAAAAACCATTCGGTGATATTGAAGTTAATGCTCAATTAGTAAAAAAACATCCAGAACGCTTCATTAGTAATGGAAGCTTTGACCCTCGAGATGGGGAAAGGGGTCTTGTGTATTTAGAATATTTAAAAGAAACACATAATATACAAGGTATAAAACTATATACCGCTGATTGGCGTGGTGCTTCAAAGGGTTATAAGCTCACTGACGATTGGTCTCAACGTTATTTGGAAAAGTGTCTTGAATTAGGAATTAAAAATATTCACGTCCATAAAGGACCAACCATCACTCCTCTAAACAGAGATGCCTTTGATGTCGCGGATATAGACCAAGCTGCTAGCCTCAACCCAGACTTGAACTTTATTGTAGAACATTGTGGGCTTCCTAGATTAGAAGATTTCTGTTGGATTGCGACACAAGAAAAGAATGTTTATGCGGGATTGTCAGTTGTCATGCCATTCATCCATTCAAGACCTCGCTATTTTGCAGAGATTATGAGTGAACTATTATATTGGCTTGATGAAGATAGAATCATCTTTGGTAGTGATTATGGCATTTGGGAACCTAAGTGGTTAATTGAAAAGTTTATGGCCTTTGAATTTCCGGATGATATCAAACAAGAAACAGGTACAGACTTAACGTTGTCAATTAAAAAGAAAATCCTTGGTGAAAATATTGCACGGTTATACGGAATTGATATTGAAAAACAAAAATCTCTACTTTGGAACAATAAAAAAGCTTCCATAAAGGTATGA
- a CDS encoding NADH:ubiquinone reductase (Na(+)-transporting) subunit F, with translation MTYKVTLDPVGMEMEVEEGETILNAAFRQGVALMHGCKEGQCSTCKSILVDGDVEMERYSTFALPDHEKEEGYILLCKTLCYSDVQVELLQYDEEALKVSIPIKTYQTTIESIESVTHDIRKLTLKLVEPKKISFHAGQFVDIYAPGQTYYRSYSMGNTPKESGKLEFMMKIFKGGKFSTLLDEVFEVGDELEVKGPYGNCIRREDSQSDIVLIGGGSGMAPLWSILNDMDEKNVKRNVTFFYGARTKQDLFYLDKFAELEKRLDGFRFIPALSEPLPEDKWDGETGFITEVIERYLKLPSTPTNDLEAFLCGPAPMIDAAITLLRGNGVTTDRISFDKFVAAATT, from the coding sequence ATGACATACAAGGTAACTCTAGATCCCGTTGGTATGGAGATGGAAGTTGAAGAAGGAGAAACAATTCTAAATGCCGCATTTAGGCAAGGCGTTGCTCTGATGCATGGTTGTAAAGAGGGACAATGCTCTACCTGCAAATCCATTTTGGTTGACGGGGATGTAGAAATGGAGCGATATTCAACTTTTGCCCTACCTGATCATGAGAAGGAAGAAGGCTATATTCTTTTATGCAAGACCCTTTGTTATAGTGATGTGCAAGTTGAGTTACTGCAATATGATGAGGAAGCACTAAAAGTTTCCATTCCAATTAAGACATACCAAACCACCATTGAAAGTATTGAAAGTGTTACGCATGATATTCGAAAATTAACCTTAAAACTAGTTGAACCAAAAAAGATTTCCTTCCATGCCGGGCAATTTGTTGATATTTATGCTCCTGGGCAAACTTATTATCGCTCATATTCTATGGGGAACACTCCAAAAGAGTCTGGTAAACTCGAATTTATGATGAAAATTTTTAAGGGTGGAAAATTCTCTACGCTCTTGGATGAAGTATTTGAGGTTGGAGATGAATTAGAAGTTAAGGGTCCATACGGAAATTGTATACGTCGTGAAGATAGTCAAAGCGATATCGTTCTTATTGGAGGAGGATCGGGTATGGCACCTCTATGGTCCATTCTTAATGATATGGATGAAAAGAATGTTAAACGAAACGTGACTTTCTTCTATGGCGCTCGTACGAAACAGGATTTATTTTATCTTGATAAGTTTGCGGAACTTGAGAAACGTTTAGATGGATTCCGATTTATTCCAGCCCTTTCTGAACCTCTACCTGAAGATAAATGGGATGGAGAAACGGGATTCATCACAGAAGTAATAGAGCGTTATCTAAAATTACCTTCAACACCAACGAACGATTTAGAAGCATTTTTATGTGGACCTGCTCCAATGATTGATGCAGCAATTACTCTGCTAAGAGGAAACGGGGTTACAACTGATCGTATTTCATTCGACAAGTTTGTAGCTGCAGCAACTACTTAG